In one window of Mus pahari chromosome 3, PAHARI_EIJ_v1.1, whole genome shotgun sequence DNA:
- the LOC110318594 gene encoding olfactory receptor 4F6-like, translated as MGEANCSVVSEFVFLGLSNSWATQLFLFFFSCIFYVASLLGNFLIVLTVTSDPQLQSPMYFLLGNLSIIDLIFCSSTTPKMIYDLFRRHKTISFGGCITQIFFIHAVGGTEMVLLIAMAFDRYVAICKPLHYLTIMSPQKCILILVASWIIGFIHSVTQLSFVVDLPFCGPNELDSFFCDLPRFIKLACVDTYTLGFMVTANSGFISVASFLILIVSYIFILVTVQKKSLGSLCKALSTLSAHVIVVVLFFGPLIFFYTWPFPTSHLDKFLAIFDAVITPFLNPVIYTLRNKEMKVAMKRLCSQFVNYNKIS; from the coding sequence ATGGGTGAAGCAAACTGCTCTGTGGTATCTGAGTTTGTGTTCCTGGGACTCTCCAACTCATGGGCAACCCAgctatttctcttcttcttttcctgtaTATTCTATGTGGCAAGTCTGTTGGGAAATTTTCTTATTGTGCTAACTGTAACCTCAGATCCTCAGTTACAATCCCCTATGTACTTCCTATTAGGCAATCTTTCCATCATTGACTTGATATTTTGTTCCTCCACAACACCAAAGATGATTTATGACCTTTTCAGAAGGCACAAAACCATCTCTTTTGGGGGTTGCATCACTCAGATCTTTTTTATCCATGCAGTAGGTGGCACTGAGATGGTGCTGCTCATAGCCATGGCCTTTGACAGATATGTTGCCATATGTAAGCCTCTGCACTACCTGACTATCATGAGCCCACAAAAGTGTATTTTGATTTTGGTTGCTTCTTGGATTATTGGCTTCATCCATTCAGTGACTCAGCTGAGTTTTGTGGTAGACTTGCCCTTCTGTGGCCCTAATGAACTAGACAGCTTTTTCTGTGACCTTCCTAGGTTTATTAAACTTGCTTGTGTGGACACATACACATTGGGGTTTATGGTTACTGCTAAcagtgggttcatttctgtggcCTCCTTTTTAATTCTGATCGtctcttacatatttattttggtGACTGTTCAAAAGAAATCTTTGGGTAGTTTATGTAAGGCCCTATCTACTCTGTCAGCTCATGTCATTGTGGTAGTTTTATTCTTTGGACCCTTAATCTTCTTCTATACATGGCCATTTCCAACATCACATTTGGATAAATTTCTTGCCATCTTTGATGCAGTTATTACTCCTTTTCTAAATCCAGTGATTTATACACTTAGGAACAAAGAGATGAAGGTAGCAATGAAAAGACTATGCAGTCAGTTTgttaattacaataaaatttcttaa
- the LOC110318687 gene encoding olfactory receptor 4F15-like, translating into MDKANHSVVSEFVFLGLSNRWGIQLLLFLFSSTFYIASLMGNLLIVFSVTADSNLHSPMYFLLANLSFLDLGVCSIAAPKMIFDLFRKHKAISFGGCITQIFFIHAIGGTEMVLLIAMAFDRYVAICKPLYYLTIMRPQICILILAVSWILGLIHSVAQLAFVVDLPFCGPNILDSFYCDLPQLIKLACTETNKLVFMVTANSGLISVGSFFILIISYIFILVTVRKHSSGSISKALSTLSAHVTVVVLFFGPLIFFYTWPFPSSHLDKFLAIFDAVLTPFLNPVIYTFRNKEMKAAMRKLCSQLVNYRKAS; encoded by the coding sequence ATGGATAAAGCCAATCACTCTGTTGTATCTGAGTTTGTGTTCTTAGGACTCTCCAACAGATGGGGAATCCagttgcttctcttcctcttttcctccacgttctacatagcaagtctgatGGGAAACCTCCTCATTGTGTTCTCCGTGACTGCTGACTCCAACCTGCATTCCCCCATGTACTTCTTGCTGGCCAATCTCTCATTTCTCGACCTTGGAGTTTGCTCTATTGCAGCACCCAAGATGATTTTTGACCTGTTTAGGAAGCACAAAGCCATCTCATTTGGAGGTTGTATAACTCAGATCTTCTTTATTCATGCTATTGGGGGCACAGAAATGGTGCTTCTCATAGCCATGGCCTTTGATAGGTATGTAGCCATATGTAAACCTCTTTACTACTTGACCATCATGAGACcacaaatttgcattttaattttggCAGTATCCTGGATCCTTGGTCTTATTCACTCAGTGGCCCAACTAGCTTTTGTTGTAGACTTGCCCTTCTGTGGACCTAATATATTGGACAGCTTTTACTGTGATCTTCCTCAGCTTATTAAACTTGCTTGCACAGAGACCAATAAATTGGTGTTCATGGTCACAGCTAACAGCGGACTCATCTCTGTGGGCTCCTTCTTCATACTCATCATTTCTTACATCTTCATTTTGGTGACTGTTAGGAAACACTCATCAGGCAGCATATCTAAGGCCCTCTCTACTTTGTCAGCTCACGTAACTGTGGTGGTTTTGTTCTTCGGACCATTAATCTTCTTCTACACCTGGCCCTTCCCTTCATCACACTTAGACAAATTTCTTGCCATTTTTGATGCGGTTCTCACCCCTTTTCTGAATCCAGTCATCTACACATtcagaaacaaagagatgaaaGCAGCAATGAGGAAACTCTGCTCCCAGCTTGTGAATTACAGGAAGGCCTcctaa